From Micromonospora nigra, one genomic window encodes:
- a CDS encoding RHS repeat-associated core domain-containing protein, with translation MRLTTLARATTAALTTGAMAASLLTAVPAQARPADSPAPARPSPGPSVNGVKPLPTKFVTPPDAARGTHRPDRTRWPKAASSTLDLAATTARAASPAKARDADSPVWVQPSAGYRGPQRVDVQVADRATTEAAGVQGVLLSVRPDAAEAGGTVRVGVDYADFAEAYGGNYGARLRLVRLPACALSTPKAAACRTPVPLVSTNDVASKSVSAEVPLTATGATPRSAGGTTLVLAAVAGAGEEGGEGGTYAATDLKPSGSWSGGGSAGAFTYSYPITLPPAASGLAPSVALSYDSSSVDGQTVATNAQASWVGDGWSSPRSFIEQSFASCQDDPGGTASPVKTYDRCYDGPVLTMSLDGSSTSLVWDQAKSVWKPESDNGEVVTKVPTGANGTGTEDTYYWRVKLRDGTVYEFGRNRLPGWATGKAETKSVDTVPVYSPHSGDPCYDSAGFSASVCTMAYRWNLDHVVDVHGNAMAYYYGQASNHYGRNKGASDVSYVRDSWLARIDYGFRDGGAYGTVPNRVLFHTGDRCLAGTCQPLNSANKANWPDVPFDLICNSGTDCDAWSPSFFSTVRLTSIETQQYDTATTQHEKVDSYALAHTMPATGDGTAPTLWLSSITRTGHDLSAGGSTAAISLPSVSFSGIKLPNRVDVTGGLPSFYRQRISAVTTETGSVIAPSYELPVPCTAPVSGSPASNTKSCYPVYWTPDGFTDPFRDWFHKYAVTRITSTDPTGGAPAATTSYSYLGGAAWRYDENEVVKAKYRTYGQFRGYGKVQTLTGDGVNDRRTLSEVAYYRGMSKNNNTTVVNVTDSAGGVHEDVDELAGRELESTGYLGEGGRVDSSTITSYWVSGATATRSRTGLPAMTAQWTQPVKTYTRQAVTSGASPTWRYTATDHSYDADTASATLGSLKHTYSYTVPVNASHDRCTSYTFAPANASKNLVGLVSQVETVAVACGGFTQGSPASEPGSVNTLTAPTSVNRPAQVVSATRTHYDDHAFATTFPQPAPTKGTVTMTRQAADHTSGSYTWQTTARRTYDSYGRVVDSYDARGNKSTAGYTTNSVHLVTGTSSTNALQQSASTTVNPRRGSTLTSTDANNVVTRQQYDALGRSTKVWLHSRPTSSAANQVFDYTVSKTGVTGVTSRQLNNSNGYLTSVTLYDAMLRSRQTQAMTPQGGRMITDTFYDTRGWTRASYNGWWDDGTLPTVSAPVSAANLNKQVPNQTFTTYDGLGRPIVVEAAKNGVTVSSTTTVHHGDRTTVVPPDGGIVTTTVTDALDRKTQLVEYKARPTVTTPADTFTGTFTVAGGEGVTSSYGYDTRGNQSTLTDAQDNVWTSTYNLLGRVEAKSDPDAGDSTLGYDANGNLVQVTDGSGKTLSFTYDALNRKTGEYASTVANQSAANQRAAWVYDNSNGVAGVTNPIGQLTTTVAYRGGQSFTTQQKAFNVFGKSLGSTVTIPASEGALGGSYVFGHSYTSVLGLPLMDTYPAKGSLPSEVVIHGYQGAFDLPNRLGGAAGYAQNVTYDAWGRVVGQRVGSSTSFATVTNVYDPHTGRITNQVVDRNTGTPTRVDEQEYRYDLFGKIDRKTSTRYGTATPAETQCYGYDGLNRLAEAWTATDECATAPTSSNRAMVGNAAGGGSAYWTSWKVDTIGNRTEQVERNLTGGADITTAYTYDGNGQGQPHILTSATRSGGATGTTSYTYDAAGNMTGRDAAEGNQTLGWDDAGKLASVTGGTSGNNTFVYDVTGDLLLQKEPGRTTLYLPGQQLTLNTATGVIDGDRYYALPGGGTCIRSGSGANYTFAIADHQGTPTLYLDNTAQNPTWRQYTPYGGPRGAAVTAPDNRGFLNKPMSPTGLTIIGARAYDPVIGRFISVDPIIDNKDPQQWNPYSYGHNSPIHYSDPTGLKDCADDQCSTYSTPNSDGGRTIHEPGGKKTDYDENGNKRGQRSPKKGKGGNKPIPGACGTGTPEYCHAPGTRSEGPYDIFRMWLELLATGYLDPQKRKLCQMYAPACRHIEYFRDGDRMTQLLLATESFAIVQNDVRREIARGRRSGSADWHYSDKGNAYSYQQIMKDMGVHGLTVLGGSPSEADQWTAVTGSYDVSWEYIGWEAKGRGPVIEYRVRNATTIYSGTRVPGISPPRGDGRAGSGADARKGEHYLIQSYRFRAYSW, from the coding sequence TTGCGTCTGACCACTCTGGCGCGGGCGACGACCGCCGCACTCACCACCGGGGCGATGGCGGCGAGTCTCCTGACCGCCGTTCCGGCTCAGGCCCGACCAGCGGATTCGCCGGCACCGGCCCGCCCGTCACCGGGACCCTCGGTCAACGGCGTCAAGCCGCTGCCCACGAAGTTCGTGACGCCGCCGGACGCGGCCCGGGGCACCCACCGCCCCGACCGGACACGGTGGCCGAAGGCGGCCTCCTCCACGCTCGACCTCGCCGCCACGACGGCCCGAGCGGCCTCGCCCGCGAAGGCCCGCGACGCCGACAGTCCCGTGTGGGTGCAGCCCAGCGCCGGCTATCGGGGCCCGCAGCGCGTCGACGTGCAGGTGGCCGACCGTGCGACCACCGAGGCCGCCGGTGTGCAGGGTGTCCTGCTGTCGGTCCGGCCCGACGCGGCGGAGGCCGGCGGCACGGTCCGCGTCGGCGTGGACTACGCCGACTTCGCCGAGGCCTACGGTGGCAACTACGGTGCCCGCCTGCGGCTGGTGCGCCTGCCGGCCTGTGCGCTGAGCACGCCGAAGGCGGCGGCCTGCCGGACACCCGTCCCGCTGGTGTCGACGAACGACGTCGCGTCGAAGTCCGTGTCGGCGGAGGTGCCGCTGACCGCTACCGGCGCGACGCCGCGGTCGGCCGGGGGCACCACGCTGGTGCTCGCCGCCGTGGCGGGCGCCGGTGAGGAAGGCGGCGAGGGCGGCACCTACGCGGCCACCGACCTGAAGCCCTCCGGCTCCTGGTCCGGCGGCGGAAGCGCCGGGGCGTTCACCTACTCGTACCCGATCACCCTGCCGCCGGCGGCCTCGGGGCTGGCCCCCTCGGTGGCGCTGTCCTACGACTCGAGCAGCGTGGACGGCCAGACCGTGGCCACGAACGCGCAGGCGTCGTGGGTGGGCGACGGCTGGTCGTCGCCCCGCTCGTTCATCGAGCAGTCGTTCGCGTCCTGCCAGGACGACCCCGGGGGCACGGCATCGCCGGTCAAGACCTACGACCGTTGCTACGACGGCCCGGTGTTGACGATGTCGCTCGACGGGTCGTCCACCTCCCTGGTGTGGGACCAGGCGAAGTCCGTGTGGAAGCCGGAGTCGGACAACGGTGAGGTGGTCACCAAGGTGCCGACCGGCGCCAACGGCACCGGCACCGAGGACACCTACTACTGGCGGGTCAAGCTGCGCGACGGAACCGTCTACGAGTTCGGCCGCAACCGGCTGCCCGGTTGGGCGACCGGCAAGGCGGAGACCAAGTCGGTGGACACGGTTCCCGTGTACTCGCCGCACTCCGGCGACCCGTGCTACGACTCGGCGGGCTTCTCGGCGTCGGTCTGCACGATGGCGTACCGGTGGAACCTCGACCACGTCGTGGACGTGCACGGTAACGCGATGGCCTACTACTATGGTCAGGCGAGCAACCACTACGGCCGGAACAAGGGTGCCTCGGACGTGTCCTACGTGCGGGACAGTTGGTTGGCCCGCATCGACTACGGCTTCCGCGACGGCGGAGCGTACGGGACGGTGCCGAACCGGGTGCTGTTCCACACCGGCGATCGCTGCCTCGCGGGCACCTGCCAGCCGCTCAACTCGGCCAACAAGGCCAACTGGCCCGACGTGCCGTTCGACCTGATCTGCAACTCGGGCACGGACTGCGACGCCTGGAGCCCCTCCTTCTTCTCCACGGTGCGACTCACGTCGATCGAGACGCAGCAGTACGACACCGCGACGACGCAGCACGAGAAGGTCGACTCCTACGCCCTGGCCCACACGATGCCGGCCACCGGGGACGGCACCGCGCCGACCCTGTGGCTGTCGTCGATCACCCGTACCGGGCACGATCTGAGCGCCGGCGGGTCGACCGCGGCGATCAGCCTGCCGTCGGTGAGTTTCAGCGGCATCAAGCTGCCCAACCGGGTCGACGTCACCGGTGGTCTCCCGTCGTTCTACCGCCAACGCATCTCGGCCGTCACCACCGAGACCGGGTCGGTGATCGCACCGAGCTACGAGCTGCCCGTGCCGTGCACCGCGCCGGTGTCGGGGTCGCCCGCCTCGAACACGAAGTCGTGCTACCCCGTCTACTGGACGCCCGACGGCTTCACTGATCCCTTCCGGGACTGGTTCCACAAGTACGCCGTCACCCGGATCACCTCCACCGACCCCACCGGCGGCGCCCCCGCCGCCACCACCAGCTACAGCTACCTGGGCGGGGCCGCCTGGCGGTACGACGAGAACGAGGTCGTCAAGGCCAAGTACCGCACGTACGGCCAGTTCCGGGGCTACGGCAAGGTGCAGACCCTCACCGGCGACGGCGTCAACGACCGCCGCACCCTCTCCGAGGTCGCCTACTACCGGGGCATGTCGAAGAACAACAACACCACCGTCGTGAACGTCACCGACTCCGCTGGCGGGGTGCACGAGGACGTCGACGAGTTGGCCGGCCGGGAACTGGAGTCCACGGGGTACCTGGGCGAGGGTGGTCGCGTCGACTCCTCGACGATCACCTCGTACTGGGTGTCCGGGGCCACCGCCACCCGGTCGCGTACGGGCCTGCCGGCGATGACCGCGCAGTGGACGCAACCGGTGAAGACGTACACCCGGCAGGCGGTGACCAGCGGCGCGTCGCCGACGTGGCGCTACACCGCGACGGACCACAGCTACGACGCCGACACGGCCAGTGCCACCCTCGGCTCGCTGAAGCACACCTACAGCTACACGGTCCCGGTGAACGCGAGCCACGACCGGTGCACCAGCTACACGTTCGCCCCCGCCAACGCCAGCAAGAACCTCGTCGGCCTGGTCAGCCAGGTCGAGACCGTGGCGGTGGCCTGCGGAGGCTTCACCCAGGGCAGCCCGGCCTCGGAGCCGGGCAGCGTGAACACGCTGACGGCCCCGACGTCGGTGAACCGGCCGGCGCAGGTCGTCAGCGCCACCCGCACCCACTACGACGACCACGCCTTCGCCACGACGTTCCCGCAGCCGGCGCCCACGAAGGGCACCGTCACGATGACCCGCCAGGCCGCCGACCACACCTCCGGCAGCTACACCTGGCAGACCACCGCCCGCCGCACGTACGACTCCTACGGCCGGGTGGTCGACAGCTACGACGCCCGGGGCAACAAGTCGACGGCCGGCTACACGACCAACAGCGTGCACCTGGTGACCGGCACGTCGAGCACCAACGCGTTGCAGCAGTCCGCCTCGACCACGGTGAACCCGCGCCGAGGCAGCACGCTGACCAGCACCGACGCCAACAACGTGGTGACCCGTCAGCAGTACGACGCGTTGGGCCGCAGCACGAAGGTGTGGCTGCACTCCCGGCCGACGAGCAGCGCCGCCAACCAGGTGTTCGACTACACGGTGTCGAAGACCGGCGTCACCGGCGTCACCAGCCGGCAACTCAACAACTCCAACGGCTACCTGACGTCGGTCACCCTCTACGACGCGATGCTGCGCAGCCGGCAGACCCAGGCGATGACGCCCCAGGGCGGCCGGATGATCACCGACACGTTCTACGACACCCGGGGCTGGACCCGCGCGTCGTACAACGGCTGGTGGGACGACGGCACCCTGCCGACGGTGAGCGCGCCGGTGTCGGCGGCCAACCTCAACAAGCAGGTGCCGAACCAGACGTTCACCACGTACGACGGTCTCGGTCGGCCGATCGTCGTCGAGGCGGCGAAGAACGGGGTGACGGTGTCGAGCACGACCACCGTGCACCACGGCGACCGCACGACGGTCGTCCCGCCGGACGGCGGCATCGTCACCACCACCGTGACCGATGCCCTGGACCGCAAGACGCAGCTGGTCGAGTACAAGGCCCGGCCGACCGTCACCACCCCGGCGGACACGTTCACCGGCACGTTCACCGTGGCCGGCGGCGAGGGCGTGACCAGTTCCTACGGCTACGACACGCGCGGCAACCAGTCGACGCTGACCGACGCTCAGGACAACGTGTGGACCAGCACCTACAACCTGCTCGGCCGGGTGGAGGCGAAGTCGGACCCGGACGCGGGCGACAGCACGCTGGGCTACGACGCCAACGGCAACCTGGTGCAGGTCACCGACGGCAGCGGGAAGACCCTCTCCTTCACCTACGACGCGCTCAACCGCAAGACCGGTGAGTACGCCTCGACGGTGGCCAACCAGTCCGCCGCCAACCAGCGGGCCGCGTGGGTCTACGACAACAGCAACGGCGTCGCCGGTGTCACCAACCCGATCGGGCAGTTGACCACCACCGTTGCCTACCGGGGTGGGCAGTCGTTCACGACCCAGCAGAAGGCGTTCAACGTCTTCGGCAAGTCACTCGGGTCCACTGTGACGATCCCCGCCAGCGAGGGTGCCCTCGGCGGTTCGTACGTCTTCGGCCACTCCTACACCTCGGTGCTGGGCCTGCCGCTGATGGACACCTACCCGGCCAAGGGCAGCCTGCCCTCCGAGGTGGTGATCCACGGCTACCAGGGTGCCTTCGACCTGCCCAACCGCCTCGGCGGTGCCGCCGGCTACGCCCAGAACGTGACCTACGACGCGTGGGGCCGGGTCGTCGGGCAGCGCGTCGGCTCGTCGACCAGCTTCGCCACGGTCACCAACGTCTACGACCCCCACACCGGTCGGATCACCAACCAGGTGGTCGACCGCAACACGGGCACGCCGACCCGCGTCGACGAGCAGGAGTACCGCTACGACCTGTTCGGCAAGATCGACCGGAAGACCAGCACGCGGTACGGCACTGCCACGCCGGCCGAGACCCAGTGCTACGGCTACGATGGCCTGAACCGGCTGGCCGAGGCGTGGACCGCGACCGACGAGTGCGCCACGGCTCCGACCAGCAGCAACCGTGCCATGGTGGGCAACGCTGCGGGTGGCGGCAGCGCCTACTGGACGAGCTGGAAGGTCGACACGATCGGCAACCGCACGGAGCAGGTCGAGCGCAACCTGACCGGTGGCGCGGACATCACCACGGCCTACACCTACGACGGCAACGGCCAGGGGCAGCCGCACATCCTGACCTCCGCCACCAGGTCCGGCGGTGCCACCGGCACGACCAGCTACACGTACGACGCGGCGGGCAACATGACCGGGCGTGACGCCGCCGAGGGCAACCAGACCCTCGGCTGGGACGACGCCGGCAAGCTCGCCAGCGTCACCGGCGGCACGAGCGGAAACAACACCTTCGTGTACGACGTCACCGGTGACCTGCTGCTCCAGAAGGAACCCGGTAGGACGACGCTCTACCTGCCGGGGCAGCAGCTCACCCTGAACACCGCCACCGGTGTGATCGACGGTGACCGCTACTACGCGCTGCCCGGCGGCGGGACGTGCATCCGTTCCGGCAGCGGTGCCAACTACACGTTCGCCATCGCCGACCACCAGGGCACGCCCACGCTCTACCTCGACAACACGGCGCAGAACCCCACCTGGCGGCAGTACACGCCGTACGGCGGGCCGCGTGGCGCTGCCGTGACGGCTCCGGACAACCGTGGCTTCCTGAACAAGCCGATGAGCCCGACCGGGCTGACCATCATCGGAGCTCGTGCCTATGACCCGGTCATCGGTCGGTTCATCTCGGTCGACCCGATCATCGACAACAAGGACCCGCAGCAGTGGAACCCGTATTCGTACGGCCACAACAGCCCCATCCACTACAGCGACCCGACCGGCCTGAAGGACTGCGCGGACGACCAGTGCAGCACGTACTCCACCCCCAACTCCGACGGCGGCCGGACCATCCATGAGCCGGGCGGCAAGAAAACCGATTATGATGAAAATGGCAATAAGCGTGGGCAGCGGAGCCCGAAGAAGGGTAAGGGAGGAAACAAGCCGATTCCCGGAGCCTGCGGCACCGGAACCCCTGAGTACTGCCATGCTCCAGGTACACGCAGCGAGGGGCCGTACGACATCTTCCGCATGTGGCTTGAACTTCTCGCGACGGGCTACCTGGATCCGCAGAAGCGGAAGCTGTGTCAAATGTACGCCCCGGCCTGTAGGCACATCGAGTACTTCCGCGATGGAGACCGGATGACCCAGTTGCTACTGGCGACCGAGTCGTTTGCCATCGTGCAGAACGATGTAAGGCGGGAAATTGCAAGAGGTAGGCGCAGCGGAAGCGCGGACTGGCACTACTCGGATAAGGGGAATGCCTACTCCTACCAACAAATCATGAAAGACATGGGTGTTCATGGCCTGACTGTCCTGGGTGGAAGCCCCAGTGAGGCTGACCAGTGGACAGCGGTCACCGGATCCTATGACGTCAGCTGGGAATACATCGGCTGGGAGGCGAAGGGTAGGGGGCCCGTCATTGAATACAGGGTGCGAAACGCCACAACCATCTACTCTGGAACTCGTGTACCAGGAATTTCGCCGCCGCGCGGCGATGGGAGAGCGGGAAGTGGCGCAGATGCCCGCAAGGGCGAGCACTACCTGATCCAGAGCTACCGCTTCAGGGCCTATTCATGGTAG
- a CDS encoding TetR/AcrR family transcriptional regulator, whose translation MSYPNRPGASDPPAGARGGRPRDERREREILAVVGSLLAESGYESVTFEEVARRAGASKATLYRRWKSKRDMVIAALKAGPAYREGPDEIDTGSLRGDLLALCQRLDRTMRSADGQTAMLLLQAGLEDPDLCEEIERSVGPTGARLPASVVEAAVRRGELPEGVDPFPYEEVTGAVLLLRRVNGLQADDHYLETLIDVVLIPALHATTTTGPPMPAGIFSGRPATQPIPRHSGGTP comes from the coding sequence GTGTCGTATCCAAACCGGCCCGGTGCCTCGGATCCCCCTGCTGGTGCCCGTGGGGGACGTCCACGAGACGAGCGGCGGGAGCGCGAGATTCTCGCGGTCGTTGGTTCTCTGCTCGCGGAGTCGGGCTACGAAAGCGTCACCTTCGAGGAGGTCGCCCGGCGCGCGGGCGCGTCAAAAGCGACCCTTTACCGGCGCTGGAAATCCAAGCGAGACATGGTGATCGCCGCGCTCAAGGCAGGACCGGCGTACCGGGAGGGCCCGGACGAGATCGACACGGGCAGCCTGCGAGGCGATCTGTTGGCCCTGTGCCAGCGACTCGACCGGACCATGCGCTCTGCCGACGGCCAGACAGCGATGCTCCTGCTCCAGGCGGGCCTGGAGGACCCCGACCTGTGTGAGGAGATCGAGAGGTCGGTGGGGCCGACGGGTGCGCGACTACCCGCGAGCGTGGTCGAGGCAGCCGTCCGCAGAGGAGAGCTGCCTGAAGGTGTCGACCCCTTCCCCTACGAAGAGGTCACCGGCGCGGTGCTCCTGCTCCGTCGGGTCAACGGGCTGCAGGCCGACGACCACTACCTCGAAACGTTGATCGATGTCGTCCTGATTCCAGCCCTGCACGCCACGACGACCACCGGCCCCCCGATGCCAGCCGGCATCTTCTCCGGACGGCCCGCAACCCAGCCGATCCCCAGACACAGTGGAGGAACACCATGA
- a CDS encoding alpha/beta fold hydrolase, with protein sequence MTIEGFRYQLLPGEQGVAINVAVSGDGPAVVLLHGFPQTHYMWRHVARELAERHTVIVPDLRGYGESAKPAAAGPETYSKRAMARDVLAVARELGHEQFGLVGHDRGALVGVRAGLDHPQAVAYLGVLDVLPTLDTWAVLQGVNAKVAWHLYLMAQPAGLPEKMITAVAPEFFSSFLDAWDTDGTTFTPEARRHYIDSSVNAVDSIVADYRATAGIDLEMDQADRDAGRRLTMPVGVISQDWGSQLGFDAASLWGAWAPDLTYQAIQAGHFMAEEKPAEIVRFIADLAARGDA encoded by the coding sequence ATGACCATCGAAGGATTCCGCTATCAGCTCCTCCCCGGGGAGCAAGGTGTCGCCATCAACGTCGCGGTCTCCGGTGACGGCCCCGCGGTCGTGCTGCTCCACGGGTTTCCCCAGACGCACTACATGTGGCGGCACGTCGCACGGGAACTCGCCGAGCGACACACCGTGATCGTGCCCGACCTGCGGGGCTACGGCGAGAGCGCCAAACCTGCCGCCGCCGGTCCCGAGACCTACTCGAAGCGGGCCATGGCCCGCGATGTGCTGGCCGTGGCGCGGGAGTTGGGACACGAGCAGTTCGGGCTCGTCGGGCACGACCGGGGCGCCCTCGTCGGGGTCCGAGCCGGCTTGGACCACCCGCAGGCCGTGGCATACCTCGGCGTCCTCGATGTGCTCCCCACTCTGGACACGTGGGCGGTCCTCCAGGGGGTGAACGCCAAGGTCGCCTGGCATCTCTACCTCATGGCGCAGCCAGCCGGCCTGCCGGAGAAGATGATCACCGCAGTGGCCCCGGAGTTCTTCAGCTCGTTCCTCGACGCGTGGGACACCGACGGCACGACCTTCACTCCTGAGGCGCGCCGGCACTACATCGACAGCTCGGTCAACGCCGTCGACTCCATCGTCGCCGACTACCGAGCCACTGCGGGCATAGACCTGGAGATGGATCAGGCCGACCGCGACGCAGGCAGGCGGTTGACCATGCCGGTCGGAGTCATCTCCCAGGACTGGGGCTCGCAGCTCGGGTTCGACGCAGCGTCACTCTGGGGAGCCTGGGCTCCCGACCTGACATACCAGGCGATCCAGGCTGGCCACTTCATGGCCGAGGAGAAGCCCGCAGAGATCGTCCGTTTCATCGCAGACCTCGCTGCCCGCGGCGACGCCTGA
- a CDS encoding family 10 glycosylhydrolase has product MPRELGRFLPGVALTVALLLGAAVPTSRPAAPDTHPDTRPDPVPVSAQATCVTDPATPKRQIRGMWIASVANIDWPSRTGLTPAAQQAEYRGWLDLAQQRRMNAVVVQIRPAADAFWPSTYEPWSQWLTGTQGGNPGYDPLAFMVAEAHARNLEFHAWFNPYRVANHTDLSKLAANHPARRNPGWAVAYGGHLYYNPGIPAVRAFVQEAMMDAVRRYDIDAVHWDDYFYPYPLSGVAFPDQATYAQYGGGFSNIADWRRNNVNLLVQEMRAKIRAAKPWVRFGISPFGIWRNAGTDPLGSRTNGLQSYDAIYADTRRWVRQGWVDYIAPQIYWHIGHSAADYAELVRWWSETVTGTNVHLLVGQATYRAGAAGQDAAWQDPTELTDHLTLNRSHPRVVGDIHFSAKDVRADRIGAVSRVATDHYRRPALAPAGTGGAAPAAPNLTSAVRGTGGVTLTWQRGTTGSTTAYAVYRLPGSGTVDPCDLADARHLLGTVRASGSGGTFTDATAAAGSTYRYLVTALDRRHHESPASNVRVVTGSGGTFSVVVDNATTGGFTAAATWGTSSYLPTRYGANYRFAQPQAISDPAWFSATLPATGSYRVEVWYPSDPGYNSATPFLVATANGTVTATVDQRVGGGQWRVLGTYDLAAGTRQVVGVSRWTSTQGYVIADAVRITRL; this is encoded by the coding sequence ATGCCCAGAGAGCTTGGTCGATTCCTCCCCGGCGTGGCGCTGACGGTGGCGCTGTTGCTCGGCGCGGCCGTCCCCACCTCCCGACCCGCCGCGCCGGACACCCACCCCGACACCCGACCGGACCCCGTGCCGGTGAGCGCCCAGGCGACCTGCGTGACCGATCCGGCCACCCCGAAACGACAGATCCGGGGCATGTGGATCGCCAGCGTGGCCAACATCGACTGGCCCAGCCGCACCGGGCTCACCCCGGCCGCCCAGCAGGCGGAGTACCGGGGCTGGCTCGACCTGGCCCAGCAGCGCCGGATGAACGCCGTGGTGGTGCAGATCCGGCCCGCCGCCGACGCGTTCTGGCCGTCGACGTATGAGCCGTGGTCGCAGTGGCTCACCGGCACCCAGGGCGGAAATCCCGGCTACGACCCGCTGGCCTTCATGGTTGCCGAGGCGCACGCCCGCAACCTGGAGTTCCACGCCTGGTTCAACCCGTACCGGGTGGCCAACCACACCGACCTGAGCAAGCTCGCGGCCAACCATCCGGCCCGCAGGAACCCGGGCTGGGCGGTCGCCTACGGCGGGCACCTCTACTACAACCCCGGCATTCCGGCCGTACGCGCCTTCGTGCAGGAGGCGATGATGGACGCCGTCCGGCGCTACGACATCGACGCCGTGCACTGGGACGACTACTTCTACCCGTACCCGCTCAGTGGGGTGGCCTTCCCCGACCAGGCCACCTACGCGCAGTACGGCGGTGGTTTCAGCAACATCGCCGACTGGCGGCGAAACAACGTCAACCTGCTGGTGCAGGAGATGCGGGCCAAGATCCGGGCGGCGAAGCCGTGGGTGAGGTTCGGCATCAGCCCGTTCGGCATCTGGCGCAACGCCGGCACCGACCCGCTCGGCTCACGCACCAACGGCCTCCAGTCGTACGACGCGATCTATGCCGACACCCGACGCTGGGTGCGCCAGGGCTGGGTCGACTACATCGCCCCGCAGATCTACTGGCACATCGGCCACTCCGCCGCCGACTACGCGGAGCTGGTCCGCTGGTGGTCGGAGACGGTGACCGGCACGAACGTGCACCTGCTCGTCGGGCAGGCCACCTACCGTGCCGGCGCGGCCGGGCAGGACGCCGCCTGGCAGGACCCGACCGAGCTGACCGACCACCTGACGCTGAACCGCAGCCACCCGCGCGTCGTCGGCGACATCCACTTCAGCGCCAAGGACGTCCGCGCCGACCGGATCGGCGCGGTCAGCCGGGTGGCGACCGACCACTACCGCCGGCCCGCGCTGGCACCGGCCGGCACCGGCGGCGCGGCACCGGCCGCCCCGAACCTCACCTCGGCGGTACGCGGCACCGGCGGCGTGACGCTGACCTGGCAGCGCGGCACCACCGGCAGCACGACCGCGTACGCGGTGTACCGGCTGCCCGGCAGCGGCACGGTCGACCCCTGCGACCTGGCCGACGCCCGGCACCTGCTCGGCACCGTGCGCGCCTCGGGCAGCGGCGGGACGTTCACCGACGCCACCGCCGCAGCCGGCTCGACCTACCGTTACCTGGTGACCGCCCTGGACCGGCGGCACCACGAGAGCCCGGCCAGCAACGTGCGGGTGGTCACCGGCAGCGGCGGCACATTCAGCGTGGTCGTGGACAACGCCACCACCGGAGGCTTCACCGCCGCCGCCACCTGGGGCACGTCGTCCTACCTGCCGACCCGGTACGGCGCCAACTACCGGTTCGCCCAGCCGCAGGCGATCAGCGACCCGGCCTGGTTCAGCGCGACGCTGCCCGCCACCGGCTCGTACCGGGTCGAGGTCTGGTACCCGTCCGACCCCGGCTACAACAGCGCCACGCCCTTCCTGGTGGCGACGGCTAACGGCACCGTGACGGCCACCGTCGACCAGCGCGTCGGCGGCGGGCAGTGGCGGGTGCTGGGCACCTACGACCTCGCCGCCGGCACCCGCCAGGTCGTCGGGGTCAGCCGCTGGACCAGCACCCAGGGGTACGTCATCGCCGACGCCGTCCGGATCACCCGCCTCTGA